One part of the Thiothrix nivea DSM 5205 genome encodes these proteins:
- a CDS encoding Rne/Rng family ribonuclease encodes MKRILINATQPEEIRVAMVDGQRLYDLDIEHPFRAQKKANIYKGVVTRVEPSLEAVFVNYGAQRHGFLSFREIAPEFYRADAKVTGRPSVKDVIREGMEVLVQVDKEERGNKGAALTTYLSLAGRYLVLMPNNPKAGGVSRRIEGEDRQQIKQTLNELEIPDSMGVIVRTAGIERDAEELSWDLDYLKTLWTAIQQAYQQHKGPTLLYQESNVIIRALRDYFRRDIGEIVIDNDKVFKQARDFMQAVMPHNLRKLKHYTDGTPLFSRFQVENQIETAFQRTVSLPSGGAIVIDHTEALVSIDINSARATKGHDIEETALNTNLEAADEIARQLRLRDLGGLVVIDFIDMLPSKHQREVEKRLRDAMKLDRARVQVGRISRFGLLEMSRQRLRPSLGESSQIICPRCTGHGHIRSTDSLALSILRLVEEEAMKEMTGKVIAQLPVAVATFLLNEKRQAINDIQQRRNVDLTIIPNPYLETPHYDISRIRSDNLEDVEGHSYHFIPAPPTQEDSIPQEALPTQMPVEAAVTNVMPSSPAPQSLRSNGEAVEPAAVAVSVAPVKGPGLVRRIFNSLFGSNPSVDKAAEEAASKSEAASQPARKKTEQPSPRDKRNERRDRSRGNDKSDAAATAEQTPAGDEQRSRNGRENRHERNNDRNNDRRNRNRNRNEREDNGSPNEQGRRQKQVRPPAVEPDVANAGEQDSNTPLEITLAAPRDNRESGNRGNSQQQNRRDRSRRDPRGNRQQAEENSPDVETAETEAAEVPRENQRRSPRHQAAELTAQPDANEEASETLRTESAPESVENRHDTGDNQPEITSIDADAETDEAGDDADVGEASEQPSRVPRERRGRTRRPRGGQNRQRPPRQAATETGQPPQPENLEPLILDLSTGKTATVPKAETKPPEAVQPTEAPASGETKPETKAPAELKPAPVKAEKPVEPEPMPVKAEKPAEPEPELAKAEEQLPEPKPAQTDSPAKPEPVQAEKVAEAEPVSKLAPAEAKQPEPALAAEETASAPVKKRPSWMHVDPE; translated from the coding sequence ATGAAACGTATTCTGATCAATGCGACGCAACCGGAAGAGATTCGCGTCGCCATGGTCGACGGGCAGCGCCTGTACGACCTCGACATTGAACACCCCTTCCGCGCGCAAAAAAAAGCCAATATCTACAAGGGTGTTGTAACCCGTGTTGAGCCAAGCCTCGAAGCCGTCTTCGTCAACTATGGCGCGCAGCGGCATGGTTTCCTGTCTTTCCGCGAAATTGCGCCGGAATTTTATCGCGCTGACGCCAAGGTCACAGGCCGCCCAAGCGTCAAGGACGTGATCCGCGAAGGCATGGAAGTGCTGGTGCAGGTTGACAAGGAAGAGCGCGGCAACAAGGGCGCAGCCCTGACCACCTACCTGAGCTTGGCTGGCCGCTATCTGGTGCTGATGCCGAATAACCCGAAAGCGGGTGGTGTCTCCCGTCGTATTGAGGGCGAGGATCGCCAGCAAATCAAACAAACCCTGAACGAGCTGGAAATTCCGGACAGCATGGGCGTCATCGTGCGCACCGCCGGTATCGAGCGGGATGCTGAAGAGCTTTCCTGGGATCTGGATTACCTCAAGACCTTGTGGACAGCCATCCAGCAAGCCTACCAGCAGCACAAAGGCCCGACCCTGCTGTATCAGGAAAGCAACGTCATTATCCGCGCCCTGCGTGACTATTTCCGCCGCGATATTGGCGAAATCGTCATCGACAACGACAAGGTATTCAAGCAGGCGCGTGACTTCATGCAGGCGGTGATGCCACACAATCTGCGCAAACTGAAGCATTACACCGACGGCACACCGCTATTCAGCCGTTTCCAGGTCGAAAACCAGATTGAAACAGCGTTCCAGCGCACTGTCAGCCTCCCTTCCGGTGGTGCTATCGTCATCGACCATACCGAAGCGCTGGTTTCCATCGACATCAACTCCGCCCGCGCCACCAAGGGGCATGACATTGAGGAAACCGCTCTCAACACCAATCTGGAAGCTGCCGACGAAATTGCCCGCCAGTTGCGTCTGCGCGATCTGGGGGGGCTGGTCGTCATCGACTTTATCGACATGCTTCCCAGTAAACACCAACGCGAAGTCGAAAAGCGCCTGCGCGACGCCATGAAACTCGACCGCGCGCGCGTACAGGTCGGGCGCATTTCCCGCTTCGGCCTGCTGGAAATGTCCCGCCAACGCCTGCGCCCGTCACTGGGTGAATCCAGCCAGATCATCTGCCCACGCTGCACCGGTCACGGCCATATCCGCAGTACCGACTCCCTGGCGCTTTCCATCCTGCGTTTGGTGGAAGAAGAGGCCATGAAAGAAATGACTGGCAAGGTCATCGCCCAGTTGCCAGTTGCCGTCGCCACCTTCCTGCTGAATGAAAAACGCCAGGCGATCAACGACATCCAGCAACGCCGCAATGTTGACCTGACCATCATTCCCAACCCTTACCTGGAGACACCACACTACGACATCAGCCGTATCCGCAGTGATAATCTGGAGGACGTGGAAGGCCACAGCTACCACTTCATTCCAGCGCCACCAACCCAGGAAGACAGCATCCCGCAGGAAGCGCTGCCGACCCAAATGCCAGTAGAAGCTGCTGTCACCAATGTGATGCCCAGCTCTCCTGCGCCACAGTCACTGCGCAGCAACGGGGAAGCCGTCGAACCAGCGGCAGTGGCTGTATCTGTTGCCCCTGTCAAAGGGCCGGGTTTGGTGCGTCGTATTTTCAACAGCCTGTTTGGCAGCAACCCCAGCGTGGATAAAGCGGCGGAGGAGGCAGCCAGTAAGTCGGAAGCAGCTAGTCAGCCAGCCCGCAAAAAAACGGAGCAGCCCTCACCGCGTGACAAGCGTAACGAGCGGCGCGACCGTTCCAGAGGCAACGACAAATCTGATGCCGCCGCAACTGCTGAACAGACACCTGCGGGTGATGAACAGCGTTCCCGCAATGGCCGGGAAAACCGACATGAGCGCAACAACGACCGGAATAATGACCGCCGCAACCGTAACCGCAACCGTAATGAACGCGAAGACAATGGCTCCCCTAACGAACAGGGTCGCCGTCAAAAGCAGGTACGCCCCCCAGCGGTTGAACCAGACGTTGCCAATGCGGGTGAGCAAGATTCAAACACTCCGCTCGAAATCACGCTGGCTGCTCCCCGTGACAACAGGGAATCAGGCAACCGGGGTAATAGCCAGCAGCAAAACCGCCGTGACCGTTCCCGCCGTGACCCGCGCGGCAATCGCCAGCAGGCAGAGGAAAACTCTCCAGACGTAGAAACAGCAGAAACAGAAGCAGCTGAAGTACCCAGGGAAAATCAGCGCCGCTCTCCTCGCCATCAAGCAGCTGAGCTTACGGCACAGCCAGATGCTAATGAAGAGGCTTCCGAAACCCTGCGTACAGAAAGTGCCCCTGAATCCGTAGAAAATCGGCACGATACTGGCGACAACCAGCCAGAAATAACCAGCATTGATGCTGATGCAGAAACGGATGAAGCTGGAGATGATGCTGATGTCGGCGAAGCCTCGGAGCAGCCTTCGCGGGTTCCCCGCGAGCGCCGTGGCCGCACCCGCCGCCCGCGTGGCGGGCAAAACCGTCAACGTCCACCCCGTCAGGCAGCCACGGAAACGGGTCAGCCGCCGCAGCCAGAAAACCTTGAGCCACTCATTCTTGATTTGTCGACGGGAAAAACAGCCACTGTTCCCAAAGCTGAAACCAAGCCACCTGAAGCGGTGCAACCAACAGAAGCCCCCGCTTCTGGAGAAACAAAACCGGAAACTAAAGCACCAGCTGAGCTAAAACCAGCTCCAGTCAAGGCTGAAAAGCCGGTTGAACCAGAGCCCATGCCGGTCAAGGCCGAAAAGCCAGCTGAACCAGAACCTGAGCTGGCTAAAGCTGAAGAACAGCTGCCTGAACCAAAACCCGCCCAAACGGACAGCCCGGCAAAACCGGAGCCTGTACAAGCGGAGAAAGTGGCAGAGGCAGAGCCTGTTTCCAAACTCGCGCCAGCCGAAGCCAAACAACCGGAACCGGCGCTTGCGGCGGAAGAAACGGCATCTGCCCCTGTTAAAAAGCGTCCTTCCTGGATGCATGTTGACCCCGAATAA
- a CDS encoding RluA family pseudouridine synthase has product MAVEYYTVTENEAGQRIDNFLIRHLKQLPKSAIYRILRKGEVRVDKKRVKPEKKLELGESIRIPPIKSEADVIPTDKPVEASQGLLDMLEKAVLREDEQLIFINKPSGLPVHGGSGHKLGLIEAFRQLRPNLPFVELAHRIDRDTSGVVILAKSRQALTELHDLFRYGRIDKRYLALVAGKWTHGRQHVTVNLGKEEGKRQKVQVTDEGKESETIFSPVKNLRGAALVEAQILTGRMHQIRVQLQHLGHPILGDDRYGDFALNRQFREKGLKRLFLHSASVNLVLHLTGRRYVVEAPLPDDLQTVVANLR; this is encoded by the coding sequence ATGGCAGTCGAATACTACACAGTCACCGAAAATGAAGCCGGGCAGCGCATCGACAACTTCCTGATCCGCCACCTCAAGCAGCTTCCCAAAAGCGCCATTTACCGGATTTTGCGTAAAGGCGAAGTACGGGTTGATAAAAAACGGGTTAAACCGGAGAAGAAACTGGAGTTGGGTGAAAGTATCCGTATTCCGCCCATCAAATCGGAAGCGGATGTAATTCCTACAGACAAACCGGTTGAGGCATCACAAGGCTTGCTGGATATGCTGGAGAAAGCCGTGTTGCGTGAAGATGAGCAACTGATTTTCATCAACAAACCCTCCGGCTTGCCAGTACATGGCGGTAGTGGACACAAGTTGGGTTTGATTGAGGCTTTCCGCCAGTTACGCCCCAATCTGCCGTTTGTAGAGCTTGCCCATCGGATTGACCGTGACACCAGTGGCGTGGTGATTCTGGCAAAATCGCGCCAGGCGCTAACTGAACTGCACGATTTGTTCCGCTATGGCCGAATCGACAAGCGCTATCTGGCTCTGGTGGCAGGCAAGTGGACACATGGCCGTCAGCACGTCACCGTGAACTTGGGGAAGGAAGAAGGTAAGCGCCAGAAAGTGCAGGTCACAGACGAAGGTAAAGAGTCCGAAACCATTTTTTCCCCGGTCAAAAACCTGCGCGGCGCGGCTTTGGTCGAGGCGCAAATCCTGACCGGGCGGATGCACCAGATCCGCGTTCAGTTGCAGCACCTGGGGCATCCGATCCTGGGTGATGACCGCTACGGCGATTTTGCCCTCAACCGGCAGTTCCGTGAAAAGGGGTTGAAACGTCTGTTTCTGCATTCCGCCAGCGTCAATCTGGTGCTACATCTGACTGGGCGGCGTTATGTGGTGGAAGCGCCGTTACCCGATGATTTGCAAACCGTGGTGGCTAACCTGCGATGA
- a CDS encoding HAD family hydrolase, which produces MKPYSILIFDWDGTLMDSEAHITQCMRNAIAIVGTEPRTDAEIRHIIGLGLEEAIQHLYPDKPRSLIRAIADEYRQEFLVRSKGGSELFAGARETLHALNAEGYYLAIATGKSRRGLDKVLDETGLGALFPITRCADETHSKPHPRMLEEILTDYDAAAHDALMVGDSEYDLLMARNIGMDSLAVSYGVHALDRLLQHQPRGHVDDVTHIPDWLTTQKDKK; this is translated from the coding sequence ATGAAACCTTATTCCATACTGATTTTTGACTGGGATGGCACGCTGATGGATTCAGAGGCACACATCACCCAGTGTATGCGTAACGCCATCGCCATCGTGGGGACGGAACCGCGCACGGATGCAGAAATCCGCCACATCATTGGTTTGGGGCTAGAAGAAGCCATCCAGCATCTGTATCCGGACAAGCCCCGCAGCCTGATCCGCGCCATTGCCGACGAATACCGGCAGGAGTTTCTGGTACGCAGCAAGGGTGGCAGCGAACTGTTTGCCGGTGCACGGGAAACGCTTCATGCCTTGAATGCGGAAGGTTACTATCTGGCAATAGCGACCGGCAAATCCCGTCGCGGGCTGGACAAGGTGCTGGACGAAACCGGGCTGGGAGCGCTATTCCCCATTACCCGCTGCGCCGATGAAACCCACTCCAAACCGCATCCCCGGATGCTGGAAGAGATTTTGACAGACTATGACGCCGCAGCGCATGATGCCCTCATGGTTGGTGACAGTGAATACGACCTGCTGATGGCACGGAATATCGGTATGGATTCGCTGGCTGTCAGTTACGGCGTGCACGCGCTGGATCGCCTGTTGCAACATCAGCCGCGCGGCCATGTCGACGACGTTACCCACATTCCCGATTGGTTGACAACACAAAAGGATAAAAAATGA
- a CDS encoding S49 family peptidase has translation MSQEETQAIQVLREVALEGIKEQRRARRWGIFFKLFFVAYLLILLFALLGTGASSSKLADADEITAVVDINGVIMDGAVASAEMVIPALQDAFENKKTKGVMLRCNSPGGSPVQSGIINDEIKRLKAEHKDIPVYAVISDLCASGGYYIVAAADKIYADKASIVGSIGVRMDNFGAVGLMEKLGVERRLYTAGANKGMLDPFLPENTTQVAHVQKMLDTTHQQFIQVVKEGRGERLKDNPDIFSGLFWTGEDAVNLGLIDGLGSDAYVARDLIKAEEMVNFTSEKDLLERLSERVETSLHMMLGNGSTPRAVLR, from the coding sequence ATGAGTCAAGAAGAAACCCAAGCGATCCAGGTACTCAGGGAAGTCGCACTGGAAGGCATCAAGGAACAACGGCGGGCGCGGCGATGGGGAATTTTTTTCAAGCTGTTTTTTGTCGCCTACCTGCTGATTTTGTTGTTCGCCCTGCTTGGCACTGGCGCGTCATCCAGCAAACTGGCGGATGCAGACGAAATTACCGCCGTGGTCGACATCAACGGCGTAATCATGGACGGTGCGGTGGCCAGTGCTGAAATGGTCATCCCGGCACTGCAAGACGCCTTCGAGAACAAAAAAACCAAAGGCGTGATGTTGCGTTGCAATAGCCCCGGTGGCAGCCCAGTTCAATCCGGCATCATCAACGATGAAATCAAGCGTTTGAAAGCCGAACACAAGGATATTCCGGTCTATGCCGTCATTTCTGACTTGTGCGCATCCGGCGGTTACTACATTGTAGCTGCGGCAGACAAGATTTACGCAGACAAGGCCAGCATCGTCGGCTCCATCGGCGTGCGCATGGACAACTTCGGTGCAGTGGGGCTGATGGAAAAGCTGGGGGTAGAACGCCGTCTGTATACCGCTGGCGCGAACAAGGGAATGCTCGACCCCTTCCTGCCTGAAAATACAACCCAGGTAGCGCATGTACAGAAAATGCTGGACACCACCCATCAGCAGTTCATCCAGGTAGTGAAGGAAGGCCGCGGCGAACGCCTGAAGGATAACCCTGACATCTTTTCCGGCCTGTTCTGGACGGGCGAGGATGCGGTCAACCTGGGCCTGATCGATGGCTTGGGCAGTGATGCCTATGTTGCACGTGACCTGATCAAGGCAGAAGAAATGGTCAACTTTACGTCCGAAAAAGACTTGCTGGAGCGCCTGAGCGAACGGGTAGAAACCTCCCTGCACATGATGCTGGGCAACGGCTCGACCCCGCGGGCTGTCCTGCGCTAA
- the pncC gene encoding nicotinamide-nucleotide amidase: MWDELITQLADALQTKGWMLATAESCTGGWIAKVCTDMAGSSAWFERGFVTYSNAAKQDMLDVQAVTLANNGAVSEAVTAEMAAGALSHSRAQVAVSVSGIAGPGGGTPTKPVGTVCFGWAMENGTTRTETCHFDGDREAVRQQSVEHALRILLQMTR, encoded by the coding sequence ATGTGGGATGAACTGATCACACAACTGGCTGACGCCCTGCAAACCAAAGGCTGGATGTTGGCAACCGCAGAATCCTGCACTGGCGGCTGGATTGCCAAGGTCTGCACCGACATGGCGGGCAGTTCCGCCTGGTTTGAACGCGGCTTCGTCACTTACAGCAATGCAGCCAAGCAGGACATGCTGGACGTACAAGCCGTGACATTGGCGAACAATGGAGCAGTCAGCGAAGCGGTAACAGCAGAAATGGCGGCTGGCGCACTGTCGCATTCCCGTGCACAAGTCGCCGTATCGGTCAGCGGCATTGCCGGCCCCGGTGGAGGAACCCCAACAAAGCCGGTCGGCACAGTCTGTTTCGGCTGGGCTATGGAAAACGGCACGACACGCACTGAAACCTGCCACTTTGACGGAGATCGGGAAGCTGTGCGCCAGCAGTCAGTGGAGCACGCCTTGCGCATCCTGCTCCAGATGACCCGGTGA
- a CDS encoding leucyl aminopeptidase family protein gives MFTQEKPANSIALHPLTQAGWGGFAASLPEASQHWAKLHAFSAKPGQVCLLPDVQGGISKVLAGYDEADSLRWAIAGLPGKLPGGHYHLECDWPESDRLLASLGWGLGYYRFENFTKPDNKPRPVLYMPEQQDRARAFIQAVALVRDLINQPANHMMPEHLSAATGQLAKAFGADFSEVVGEDLLRENYPAIHAVGRASSHAPRLLKLRWGNPDHPAVTLVGKGICFDTGGLDIKPSQYMRLMKKDMGGAAHVLGLARLIMQLQLPVHLRVLIPAADNAIGGDAFRPGDILATRAGKQVEVDNTDAEGRLVLCDALTDAVAQKPQLLLDFATLTGAARVALGTEIPVFFSNNRELTAKLQAASAASGELIWNLPLHQPYFEQLKSNHADFTNSGGSYGGAITAALFLNEFIPKEVDWAHFDIMAWNSRERAGRPVGGEAMGLFAVYAYLESVYPAA, from the coding sequence ATGTTTACACAGGAAAAACCAGCCAATTCCATTGCCTTGCATCCCCTGACGCAGGCAGGGTGGGGGGGCTTCGCGGCCTCCCTGCCGGAAGCCAGCCAGCACTGGGCGAAACTGCACGCTTTCAGCGCCAAACCGGGGCAGGTTTGCCTGCTGCCGGATGTGCAAGGCGGCATCAGCAAGGTGCTGGCAGGCTACGACGAAGCGGATAGCCTGCGCTGGGCGATTGCGGGTCTGCCGGGTAAGTTGCCGGGCGGGCACTACCATCTGGAATGTGACTGGCCGGAATCCGACCGTTTGCTTGCCAGCCTAGGCTGGGGATTGGGCTACTACCGGTTTGAAAACTTCACCAAGCCAGACAACAAACCCAGGCCAGTCCTGTACATGCCGGAACAGCAGGACAGGGCGAGAGCTTTCATCCAGGCGGTTGCATTGGTGAGGGATCTGATCAATCAGCCCGCCAACCACATGATGCCGGAACACTTGTCGGCAGCAACGGGGCAACTGGCGAAAGCTTTCGGGGCTGATTTCAGCGAAGTGGTTGGGGAAGATCTGTTACGGGAAAACTATCCCGCCATCCATGCGGTAGGGCGTGCCAGCAGCCATGCCCCGCGCCTGCTGAAATTGCGCTGGGGGAACCCTGACCACCCCGCGGTGACGCTGGTAGGTAAGGGCATCTGCTTCGATACCGGAGGGCTGGACATCAAGCCTTCCCAATACATGCGCCTGATGAAAAAAGACATGGGTGGGGCGGCGCATGTGCTGGGGCTGGCACGGCTGATCATGCAATTGCAACTGCCGGTGCATTTACGGGTGCTGATCCCGGCGGCGGATAATGCTATCGGTGGGGATGCCTTTCGCCCTGGCGACATCCTCGCCACCCGCGCGGGCAAGCAAGTGGAAGTGGATAACACCGATGCCGAAGGTCGGCTGGTGCTGTGTGATGCCCTAACCGATGCCGTGGCGCAGAAACCGCAACTGCTGCTGGATTTCGCCACCCTGACTGGCGCGGCGCGGGTAGCATTGGGTACGGAAATCCCGGTCTTTTTCAGCAATAATCGTGAATTGACGGCCAAGCTTCAGGCGGCGTCGGCAGCGTCTGGTGAACTGATCTGGAACCTGCCGCTGCACCAGCCGTATTTCGAGCAGCTGAAAAGCAACCATGCGGATTTCACCAATAGCGGCGGCAGCTACGGTGGCGCTATCACAGCGGCGCTGTTCCTGAACGAGTTTATACCCAAAGAGGTTGATTGGGCGCATTTCGACATCATGGCGTGGAATAGCCGCGAACGGGCAGGGCGACCGGTTGGTGGTGAGGCTATGGGTTTGTTTGCTGTCTATGCGTATCTTGAGTCGGTTTATCCCGCAGCATAA
- the ndk gene encoding nucleoside-diphosphate kinase, producing the protein MAIEQTISIIKPDAVAKNVIGQIYSRFENAGLKIVAAKMLHLSQEKAEGFYAVHKERPFFADLVAFMTSGPVMVQVLEGENAVAKNRELMGATNPKQADAGTIRADFAESIDENAVHGSDSLENAKIEIAYFFGEEGLCPRTR; encoded by the coding sequence GTGGCTATCGAGCAAACCATTTCCATCATCAAACCTGACGCCGTTGCCAAAAACGTTATCGGCCAGATCTACAGCCGTTTTGAAAACGCTGGCCTGAAAATCGTTGCTGCCAAAATGCTGCACCTGAGCCAGGAAAAGGCAGAAGGCTTCTATGCTGTACATAAGGAACGCCCTTTCTTCGCTGATCTGGTTGCTTTCATGACCTCTGGCCCGGTGATGGTACAGGTGCTGGAAGGCGAAAACGCTGTTGCCAAAAACCGTGAACTGATGGGCGCCACCAACCCCAAGCAAGCTGATGCAGGCACTATCCGCGCTGATTTCGCCGAATCCATTGATGAAAATGCGGTTCATGGCTCTGACAGCCTGGAAAATGCGAAAATCGAAATTGCCTACTTCTTCGGCGAAGAAGGTCTGTGCCCACGCACCCGTTAA
- a CDS encoding bifunctional tRNA (adenosine(37)-C2)-methyltransferase TrmG/ribosomal RNA large subunit methyltransferase RlmN, which translates to MRKSKLPTSSAKKVCAHAPVNLICLFALTPYGGGLGGGNKKLSDTVNKVNLLDFSHEGMKAYFTSIGEKPFRATQLIKWLHQMNVGSVDQMTNISKPLRQFLTENTVIRAPQIIMDQHSADGTHKWLLRLDDGNAIETVFIPEDDRGTLCVSSQVGCALDCTFCSTARQGFNRNLTTAEIIGQLWVAKRTLQADPGGARVISNVVMMGMGEPLLNFDNVANALMLMMDDNAYGLSKRRVTLSTSGVLPALARLADTMDVSLAVSLHAPNNEVRNQLVPLNRKYPIQELMAVCRQFLAKKTTERNHITWEYVMLEGINDKDEHAHQLVKLLKGIPSKINLIPFNPFPETRYKRSSNNRIHRFRDILAAAGYTVITRKTRGEDIDAACGQLAGQVNDKSRREIHFARIEQG; encoded by the coding sequence ATGCGAAAATCGAAATTGCCTACTTCTTCGGCGAAGAAGGTCTGTGCCCACGCACCCGTTAATCTGATCTGCCTCTTTGCCCTCACCCCTTACGGGGGAGGGTTGGGAGGGGGGAATAAAAAATTGTCCGACACTGTTAACAAAGTCAACTTACTGGATTTCAGCCATGAAGGCATGAAAGCGTATTTCACTTCTATCGGTGAAAAACCTTTCCGCGCCACCCAACTCATCAAATGGCTGCACCAGATGAATGTTGGCAGTGTTGACCAGATGACCAATATCAGCAAGCCGCTGCGCCAGTTCCTGACGGAAAATACCGTCATCCGCGCACCGCAGATTATCATGGATCAGCACTCCGCCGATGGCACCCACAAATGGTTGCTGAGATTGGACGACGGCAACGCCATCGAAACCGTATTCATCCCCGAAGACGACCGTGGGACCCTGTGCGTTTCCTCGCAGGTTGGCTGTGCGCTGGATTGCACCTTCTGTTCAACCGCCCGGCAAGGTTTCAACCGCAACCTGACGACGGCAGAAATCATCGGCCAGTTGTGGGTAGCCAAACGCACCCTACAAGCCGACCCCGGGGGGGCGCGCGTGATCAGCAACGTGGTCATGATGGGCATGGGTGAACCACTGCTAAATTTCGACAACGTGGCCAATGCCCTGATGCTGATGATGGATGACAACGCTTACGGGTTGAGCAAGCGCCGTGTCACCCTCAGTACTTCCGGCGTGCTGCCAGCCCTGGCGCGCCTGGCCGACACCATGGATGTATCACTGGCCGTATCCCTGCACGCGCCCAACAATGAAGTGCGCAACCAGTTAGTGCCACTGAACCGCAAATACCCCATCCAGGAACTGATGGCGGTCTGTCGCCAGTTTCTTGCCAAGAAAACCACCGAGCGCAATCATATTACCTGGGAATATGTCATGCTGGAGGGCATCAATGATAAAGATGAACATGCCCACCAGTTGGTGAAACTCTTGAAGGGCATCCCATCCAAAATCAACCTGATCCCTTTCAACCCGTTCCCGGAAACCCGTTACAAACGCTCCAGTAACAACCGGATACACCGTTTTCGTGATATTCTGGCGGCGGCGGGGTACACTGTCATCACAAGAAAAACGCGGGGAGAAGATATTGATGCGGCATGCGGCCAACTGGCCGGGCAGGTCAATGACAAAAGCCGCCGGGAAATCCACTTCGCCCGCATTGAACAAGGGTAA
- the pilW gene encoding type IV pilus biogenesis/stability protein PilW has product MKTIRFALLLVFLVSITAGCSSNPSSSSDKATNYYTQLGIGYLQKGRLDLAALNLEKALAKDSSSADTHHYYALLQERLENNEKAGKHFRKAISITPKDSALLNNYGSYLCRMGKYSAAEDAFLAAVRDPLYKTPEFAYTNAGICTRKTGDSARAEDYFQQALAKNNRFSEALYQMAKLNQEKGDYAKAEAFLYRYNESAAPSPESLLLCYQVQTSLKEMDKAEACATALRAKFPESAAAGQVN; this is encoded by the coding sequence ATGAAAACAATCAGATTTGCTTTGCTGTTGGTGTTTCTTGTCAGCATCACAGCGGGCTGCTCCAGCAACCCCTCTTCCAGTTCCGACAAGGCGACAAACTACTACACTCAGCTAGGCATCGGCTACCTGCAGAAAGGCCGGCTCGATCTGGCTGCCCTCAACCTGGAAAAGGCACTAGCAAAAGATTCCAGTTCAGCTGACACCCACCATTATTACGCGCTGCTACAGGAACGCCTGGAGAACAATGAGAAGGCAGGCAAGCATTTCCGCAAAGCCATCAGCATCACCCCCAAGGATTCTGCCCTGCTCAACAATTACGGCTCCTACTTGTGCCGCATGGGCAAATATTCCGCCGCCGAAGACGCTTTTCTCGCAGCTGTGCGCGATCCGCTCTATAAAACACCGGAGTTTGCCTATACTAATGCCGGTATCTGCACCCGTAAGACGGGTGATTCCGCTCGGGCAGAAGACTATTTTCAGCAAGCACTGGCCAAAAACAACCGTTTTTCGGAAGCCCTCTACCAGATGGCCAAACTTAACCAGGAAAAAGGCGACTACGCCAAGGCAGAAGCATTTCTTTACCGCTATAATGAGAGCGCAGCCCCTAGCCCCGAGAGTTTGCTGTTGTGTTATCAGGTGCAAACCAGCCTCAAGGAAATGGACAAAGCAGAAGCCTGTGCCACCGCGTTACGGGCAAAATTCCCGGAAAGCGCTGCAGCTGGCCAGGTTAATTGA